CGGGGGAAGAAGAATGACTGCTATTTTAAATGGAAGTGATCGATGTCTCTATTGCCATAACGTCTTTAGTACAGAGGTAAGCTGGCAGTCTTTTGTCGGAATTGAGGCTAAGAAGCTTCTATGTGCCGATTGTGATAGTAAGCTCGAGCCAATAAAGATGATTTGTTGTGATATGTGTGGACGCCCCATTCAACGTAAAGAAAAAACTAGTGGAAGGTTTAGTTTGAAAGGTAAGCATATTTCATCTAACGAACAGAACGGGGATTTTATTCCTTCTACTGGCACGAATAGCCTCCCTCCCTTGTTTAGTCACAATCCAAGTCACCTATGCAGCGATTGCCATTGGTGGTCAACTACACCGCTGTTATCGACACACCCTGTACAACATAGAGCTCTCTACACATATAATGTATTCATGCAAGAACTTATAGCCAAGTTTAAATATAGAGGGGATGCTAAGTTGGCTGAGTTGTTTACTGATGGACTTAAAGAACTAACAAAATCGATTGGTCGCATTGATTGTGTGACAGTCATTCCTTTAACAGATGAGCGACTTTGGGAACGAGGCTTTAATCAAAGTGCTTTATTAGCTCAGGCATTTCCTTGGCAGGAAATACTTCAACGTAGAGGGACGGCGGGGAAGCAAAGTAAGCGAGGGAGAAAAAGCAGGATTGCTGTGTTTCATGAGCATATTTTTGAATTTACGAAAGAAGCTAATGAAAGAATATGGAAGGATAAATATATTCTTATTATTGATGACATTTATACGACAGGGACTACTCTCCGGGCAGCAGCCGAGCTTTTTTATAGAAGAGGAGCAGCTATCGTATATAGTGTGACAGTAGCGCGAGCTGTTGGGCAAATAAAAAATAAGACTTAATACCTCGTTTGGAAAAGTCGATATAAAATATATATGAGTAGAAAGAGGGGTCAAAAATGCCTGAATTACAAAATTGTCCGAACTGTGATAAATTGTTTGTGAAAGCCCTACGACCGGTATGTGATGCATGTGCACGAGAAGTGGAAGAAAAATTCGAGACCGTTTACACATTCATTAGAAAAAGAGAAAACCGACGAGCTTCGATTGAAGAAGTGCATGAAGCTACCGAGGTTGAAATTGATCTCATTATGCAGTTTGTTCGTGAAGGAAGACTCCATTTATCACAGTTTCCGAACCTTACGTATCCGTGTGAGAAATGCGGAGCGAAAATTCGTGAAGCGCGCTTATGTGTTAATTGTCGTGATGAGATTAACGAAGGCCTTCAGGCAGGA
The DNA window shown above is from Salipaludibacillus agaradhaerens and carries:
- a CDS encoding TIGR03826 family flagellar region protein, which encodes MPELQNCPNCDKLFVKALRPVCDACAREVEEKFETVYTFIRKRENRRASIEEVHEATEVEIDLIMQFVREGRLHLSQFPNLTYPCEKCGAKIREARLCVNCRDEINEGLQAGEKQKAFEDRKRDRERARYQTYSALGDKVRREKP
- a CDS encoding ComF family protein, which translates into the protein MTAILNGSDRCLYCHNVFSTEVSWQSFVGIEAKKLLCADCDSKLEPIKMICCDMCGRPIQRKEKTSGRFSLKGKHISSNEQNGDFIPSTGTNSLPPLFSHNPSHLCSDCHWWSTTPLLSTHPVQHRALYTYNVFMQELIAKFKYRGDAKLAELFTDGLKELTKSIGRIDCVTVIPLTDERLWERGFNQSALLAQAFPWQEILQRRGTAGKQSKRGRKSRIAVFHEHIFEFTKEANERIWKDKYILIIDDIYTTGTTLRAAAELFYRRGAAIVYSVTVARAVGQIKNKT